Proteins from one Candidatus Saccharimonadales bacterium genomic window:
- a CDS encoding AAA family ATPase — protein MKLLQLSKPHMLIMVGIAGSGKSFFAEKFADTFQAPLISDNQLGRHLADFGLHSSESDHLLKKLTDLQLNELLKTGRTIILDIDSDTTSDRALLATKARKNNYETLIIWVQTDQVTAIDRVVKPSKQATSRVMNKDQYERHLKRFMPPTSTENTVVVSGRHTYATQAKVVLKKLSGPRAENAKIQTVPSREVIKQTTPARRNITIR, from the coding sequence ATGAAGTTATTACAGTTGTCTAAGCCTCACATGTTAATCATGGTGGGCATTGCTGGTTCCGGTAAGAGTTTTTTTGCCGAAAAGTTTGCCGATACATTTCAGGCACCACTTATCAGTGATAATCAACTTGGTCGACATCTTGCAGATTTCGGGCTACATAGCTCTGAATCAGACCATCTTCTTAAGAAACTCACAGATCTTCAGTTAAACGAGCTATTAAAAACTGGCCGTACTATTATTCTTGATATCGACAGTGACACCACTTCCGATCGCGCGCTACTCGCCACAAAAGCCCGTAAAAATAACTATGAAACACTTATTATCTGGGTTCAGACGGATCAAGTGACCGCTATTGACAGGGTCGTCAAGCCGAGTAAACAAGCGACGAGTCGCGTCATGAATAAAGATCAATATGAGCGTCATCTAAAGCGCTTCATGCCGCCGACATCGACAGAAAATACTGTTGTTGTCAGCGGAAGACACACCTATGCAACACAGGCAAAGGTTGTCCTTAAGAAGCTATCTGGCCCACGTGCAGAAAATGCCAAGATACAGACTGTACCTTCACGCGAGGTTATTAAGCAAACTACACCAGCTCGTCGTAACATAACAATTCGCTAG